The genomic interval AAGCACACGGTCCTCAATTGATCGGTCAAGCAGATTATACTGGCACTGCATGAAATCCAGCTTATGCGTTTCAATCACTTTCACTGCTTCATCATTCTGACTTTCCCTGAAATGAGTGATCCCCGCATAGCGAACTTTTCCCTCATCCTTAAGGCCATAAATTGTTTCAAGATGGGCCTCGGTATCACGTAGGTTATGAACCTGCAACAGATCAAATCTGTTGGTTCTTAAATCTTCAAAGGACTGGGTGTTCTGATCAATACCGGCCTGCTTTCCAGAAATACTGGTTTTTGTTGCCAGAAAACATTTATCCCGAGCGCCAAGTTCATCAAGGGCACGACCAACTATTTTTTCAGCATCGGCATAGGTCGGGGACGTGTCAATCACCGTTCCCCCTTCACGGAACAGGGCTTCGATGGCGCCTTTTCTTTTACTGAAATCTGCACTTAAATCGCCAAATTCAAGCGCGGTTCCAAGACCAACCGCCGGTATTTTTTCACCGGTGGAATGGATGGTGCGGTGCAGTAATTCATTCGCCTGTGCATTAGCACTTCTGCCAAGGCCCATGCCTGCCAGCAGGCCGCTTCCGACAGCTGCCCCGCTTAATTTTAAAAACTCTTTTCTCGTTAGGTCTTTATGGTTCATTTATATCTCCCAATATTTTTAACAGTTTAATAAGTTTCCCACCCCTTAAGGTTTAATTTCTGTTTCCTTTTCATGGTGCCGTCCCAGTCTCCAG from Emcibacteraceae bacterium carries:
- a CDS encoding aldo/keto reductase yields the protein MNHKDLTRKEFLKLSGAAVGSGLLAGMGLGRSANAQANELLHRTIHSTGEKIPAVGLGTALEFGDLSADFSKRKGAIEALFREGGTVIDTSPTYADAEKIVGRALDELGARDKCFLATKTSISGKQAGIDQNTQSFEDLRTNRFDLLQVHNLRDTEAHLETIYGLKDEGKVRYAGITHFRESQNDEAVKVIETHKLDFMQCQYNLLDRSIEDRVLPAAREQGVAVMINVPFARGRLFGPTAGKGLAIPDWAKEFGVDSWGKFFLKFILGHPDITVIIPGTINDYHVVDNIGALKGRLPTEAERKRMVSFIEDL